From the genome of Nicotiana tabacum cultivar K326 chromosome 17, ASM71507v2, whole genome shotgun sequence:
CGAAGTTCCTTTTCTAATAACCTTTTCTTAACTAGATATTCCGCTAATCTATGACTGTTCCTTTTAAGCATCACATCCATCATCCTTTCTAAAGTCCATGGCCGTTTGTCTGGTTTTCTGGAAACTAACGATGATGATACTGCAGGAAGTGAAGGAACAAGACACCAGTCACCTATTTTCCAGTTTAAATGAGAGAAGCAAGTGAACTTTTTCAACTTCTTTGGGTCTTCTCGTACAGATGGTGGGTCTTGTCTTACAGATGGATCTCCAGCAGATGTAATCCAATCGACTAAAACAGAGCCAGCAGTAACTGCAACTATTGTACCAAACTTATCAGCTATCCTTGGATAAAACATATGATCTTTCCATGTTTTTACACGCTCACCTGTATAATAGTAGTGTAATCCACTATCTTCCTTGTTCAAACTATCTGGTGTAAGTGTGTAGGTGTTAGCCTCCTTAATTGTTCTCACAGTGTCATCGTCAAATCGAACACGAATATCATTGAGAACACGCCTGATCTTACCCAAGTAAGCCCCACAGAGCACATAGTCTCCAACTTGAAGTTCTCTCACCCTTTGCAATTTAATCGATGGCACGTTTCCGATAGGTCCGCTGCCATATCTTACCAAATCAACGTATTCCCTTATAGAAACCACCTGTCCTAATTGAACTTTTGGGTTAGAAGCTGAAGCGACAACATCGCCAAGTACAACTTCATTACCGCATACAAATTCTCGTCCAGCAACAACATCAGCAAGAATTTTACATTCTTCTGCTGTAATTGGATCGCACTTGTAGTCACCACAATCTTGATCTTGGCCAGATTCCATCTAAAAAGCACACAAAATAAAAGTATAAGAAGAAGCAATTCCTCGAACAGTTGgttcatttttgaaattttgctCCTTTTCTTTTGACAAGGAAAAAGTTACCTAATCCATAGAATGACTTTACCGAAAACAGTACATTTgcaaatttcaaattttcaatgTTCATATTCTCAAGCCCCCACCTAACTTTCTATTAAAAAGAGAATTAACAGAGAAAAGATTCAAATACGAAAAAGGTTCCAATAACTTCCGAACAAGAAACAAGATACAAATGAACGAAAGATGACAATACCTTCGAGAGATGAAGACGCGAAGCTGGAGAGATGAAGACACGAAATCGGTCCAAATGCTATCTTCGTATTTTGATGTGTATGAGTCAAATCAGTCAAATTCTGAAGTTCGGAGCCAAAATGAAGTCTTGATTC
Proteins encoded in this window:
- the LOC107774046 gene encoding putative ubiquitin-conjugating enzyme E2 23, which produces MESGQDQDCGDYKCDPITAEECKILADVVAGREFVCGNEVVLGDVVASASNPKVQLGQVVSIREYVDLVRYGSGPIGNVPSIKLQRVRELQVGDYVLCGAYLGKIRRVLNDIRVRFDDDTVRTIKEANTYTLTPDSLNKEDSGLHYYYTGERVKTWKDHMFYPRIADKFGTIVAVTAGSVLVDWITSAGDPSVRQDPPSVREDPKKLKKFTCFSHLNWKIGDWCLVPSLPAVSSSLVSRKPDKRPWTLERMMDVMLKRNSHRLAEYLVKKRLLEKELRIFNVRTYVDVEWQDGKIERNLEPASLLPIENPGENDFFPEDYVKEKAADDVRRRIGVVKTVNAEEQTAIVRWLKPDTRLKDLIIEFEKEEVVSVYQLSAFGCGYGDFVVGLSPVSVPEKVGDTCYPWGNVTGLKDGNIEVTWVDGKKSMVGPYAVGVIDLDDDDESTAAEGSEVSDDESIENDNEAGDGEGGKGSKEKESVNASNTFFTS